A genomic segment from Bdellovibrio sp. ArHS encodes:
- the alaS gene encoding alanine--tRNA ligase: protein MKSSEIRNAFVEYFKKKGHTHVGSSSLIPENDPTLLFANAGMNQFKNTFLGLEKRDYSRAVTVQKCVRAGGKHNDLENVGFTARHHTFFEMLGNFSFGDYFKKDAIHFAWEFLTKELNIPKEKLYVTVHISDDEAAEIWHKQEGIPQDRIFRFDADNFWKMGDTGPCGPCTEIFYDHGPKAGTIADPYKGIAAGEDRFVEIWNLVFMQYFENPPGTLTPLPKPSVDTGSGLERVVAAMQGKFNNYDTDLFMPMIERACKIGNLEYITDKEVLAKDKMALEKTSALRVLADHCRSTSFLIADGALPSNEGRGYVLRRIMRRAIRYGRKLSADQSFLPAMAEALIESMSAVYPELSARRDHILNTIRDEEDRFISTLDNGTNILMDEIAKAKNQGAKELSGEVVFRMYDTYGFPADLTRVIANEQGIEVNEAAFEKEMEANRAKSKASWKGKALGADEQHLIKFAKDYVATGKAVKFTGYADFAGGGSITALSNGQEVVTSLKEGDHGVIITDETSFYGEGGGQVGDIGYIMDKKGSRAKVVNTTKTDDIVLHHVEVEHGEFKLGQAVDTIVNPFERRNTMSNHSATHLLHSALRKVLGSHVTQAGSLVDSQKTRFDFTHNKPLSSEEIRQIEDLVNEQIAMANDVKVEVMSPKEAQAKGAMALFGEKYGDKVRVLTMGDFSCELCGGTHVQNTAQIRLFKIVSEAGVSAGVRRVEAITGDGAVRYAMNAVAHLDEALSAAGFQKSPHYLKHLEATGETATLAHRVETLKEQIKFMEKEMKKLQGGQVNVDDLAAKALTFKTKAGASAKLVLADLALDDRQVLAEVTDHLKNKIQNGVVVVVGQGEGSNPIIVSVSKEITTETKAGDLLKEVAAIMGGKGGGRPDFAQGAAPNRGNISQAFDKVKSLLGV, encoded by the coding sequence ATGAAAAGCTCTGAGATCCGCAACGCCTTTGTCGAATACTTCAAGAAAAAGGGTCATACTCACGTCGGCTCTTCTTCGTTGATTCCTGAAAACGATCCCACTTTGCTTTTCGCGAATGCCGGGATGAACCAGTTTAAAAATACTTTTTTAGGTTTGGAAAAGCGCGACTACTCGCGCGCGGTCACTGTGCAGAAGTGTGTGCGTGCCGGTGGTAAACACAACGACCTGGAAAATGTCGGTTTCACCGCCCGCCACCACACCTTCTTTGAAATGCTGGGAAATTTTTCCTTCGGTGATTACTTCAAGAAAGACGCCATTCATTTTGCCTGGGAATTTTTGACTAAAGAATTGAACATCCCTAAAGAAAAACTTTACGTAACTGTGCATATCTCTGACGACGAAGCCGCAGAGATCTGGCATAAGCAAGAAGGCATCCCCCAAGACCGCATTTTCCGTTTTGATGCGGATAACTTCTGGAAAATGGGCGATACCGGCCCTTGCGGTCCTTGTACCGAAATCTTTTACGATCACGGTCCTAAAGCCGGGACTATTGCCGATCCTTACAAAGGGATTGCGGCCGGTGAAGACCGTTTCGTAGAAATCTGGAATCTAGTGTTCATGCAATACTTTGAAAATCCTCCAGGAACACTGACTCCACTGCCCAAACCATCTGTTGATACGGGTTCAGGTCTTGAACGTGTTGTGGCGGCCATGCAAGGCAAGTTCAACAACTACGATACAGATTTGTTCATGCCGATGATCGAGCGCGCTTGCAAAATCGGCAACCTTGAATACATCACGGACAAAGAAGTTTTAGCGAAAGATAAAATGGCCTTGGAAAAAACATCGGCATTGCGGGTGTTAGCGGATCATTGCCGCTCGACGTCCTTCCTTATTGCGGACGGCGCTTTGCCTTCCAACGAAGGCCGCGGTTACGTTCTTCGCCGTATTATGAGACGGGCGATTCGTTATGGTCGTAAGCTCTCTGCGGACCAATCTTTCCTACCGGCGATGGCCGAAGCACTGATTGAAAGCATGAGTGCTGTTTACCCGGAACTCAGTGCTCGTCGTGATCATATCTTGAATACTATCCGTGACGAAGAAGACCGCTTCATCAGCACCTTGGACAATGGCACCAATATCCTGATGGATGAAATCGCCAAAGCAAAAAACCAAGGCGCCAAAGAACTTTCAGGCGAAGTGGTTTTCAGAATGTACGACACCTACGGGTTCCCCGCCGATTTGACTCGCGTGATTGCGAATGAGCAAGGCATAGAGGTCAACGAAGCGGCTTTCGAAAAGGAAATGGAAGCCAATCGAGCAAAATCCAAAGCCTCCTGGAAAGGAAAGGCCTTGGGCGCTGATGAACAGCATTTGATCAAGTTTGCAAAAGATTATGTGGCCACGGGGAAAGCCGTTAAATTCACGGGCTATGCTGATTTCGCAGGTGGCGGCAGCATCACGGCTCTTTCCAATGGACAGGAAGTCGTGACCTCTTTGAAAGAGGGCGACCACGGTGTGATTATCACTGACGAGACGTCCTTCTATGGTGAAGGCGGCGGCCAAGTCGGTGATATCGGTTACATCATGGACAAAAAGGGTTCACGCGCAAAAGTTGTGAACACGACAAAAACTGACGACATTGTTCTTCACCACGTCGAAGTGGAACACGGTGAATTTAAATTGGGGCAAGCCGTTGACACTATCGTAAATCCTTTCGAACGCCGTAACACTATGAGCAACCATTCGGCGACTCACTTGCTGCACTCTGCACTTCGTAAAGTTCTGGGTTCGCATGTCACGCAAGCCGGTTCGTTGGTGGACTCTCAAAAAACTCGCTTCGACTTCACTCACAACAAACCTTTGTCTTCGGAAGAAATTCGCCAGATCGAAGATCTGGTGAATGAACAGATCGCCATGGCTAATGACGTGAAGGTGGAGGTCATGTCTCCGAAAGAAGCCCAAGCCAAAGGGGCGATGGCTCTCTTCGGTGAAAAGTACGGCGACAAAGTCCGCGTTCTTACAATGGGTGATTTTTCCTGTGAACTTTGCGGTGGTACGCATGTGCAGAACACAGCGCAAATCCGTTTATTTAAAATCGTTTCTGAAGCGGGCGTCAGTGCCGGAGTTCGTCGAGTAGAAGCTATCACCGGGGATGGAGCCGTTCGTTATGCGATGAATGCTGTTGCCCATCTGGACGAGGCGCTGTCTGCGGCAGGTTTCCAAAAAAGCCCGCATTACTTGAAGCATCTTGAAGCCACGGGCGAGACAGCGACGCTGGCTCATCGCGTGGAGACGCTAAAAGAACAAATCAAGTTTATGGAAAAGGAAATGAAGAAGCTTCAGGGTGGCCAAGTCAACGTTGACGATCTTGCCGCGAAAGCTTTGACCTTTAAAACGAAAGCCGGCGCTTCTGCAAAACTTGTTTTGGCGGATCTAGCTCTCGACGATCGCCAGGTTTTAGCTGAAGTGACAGACCATTTGAAAAATAAAATTCAAAACGGTGTCGTCGTCGTGGTTGGACAAGGCGAAGGATCGAATCCCATTATTGTGAGCGTCTCTAAAGAGATCACGACC
- a CDS encoding regulatory protein RecX, producing MSREKDPQKTRLAAKKKVMDLIARRDHSEKELRTKLREKFSDEDSLGEIIDEAIDFAKDQNWIGDPADLAGRLADMLHRRNKGIHYINNYLREKGLPSVPTDRDLELEKALAIVKNKYDEDFQFSREEKARVGRFLAARGFDSETVRKVIYEKL from the coding sequence ATGTCTCGAGAGAAAGATCCCCAAAAAACCCGTCTGGCCGCCAAGAAGAAAGTCATGGACTTGATTGCCCGCCGGGATCATTCCGAAAAAGAGCTGCGCACAAAACTGCGCGAAAAGTTTTCGGATGAAGATTCCCTGGGCGAGATCATTGATGAAGCTATCGACTTCGCGAAAGACCAAAACTGGATCGGCGATCCCGCTGATCTTGCGGGCCGTCTGGCAGACATGCTTCATCGGCGTAACAAAGGCATTCACTATATCAACAACTACCTTCGTGAAAAAGGTTTGCCATCGGTTCCCACTGATCGAGACTTGGAGCTTGAAAAGGCTCTTGCCATTGTCAAAAATAAATATGATGAAGATTTTCAATTTTCCCGCGAAGAAAAAGCCCGCGTGGGCCGCTTCTTAGCCGCGAGGGGATTTGATTCCGAGACCGTAAGAAAGGTTATTTATGAAAAGCTCTGA
- a CDS encoding metallophosphoesterase translates to MGLFRTLASSFILLIFIYVSHQLTRFTDFTWVGTVGIVLLLAFLFALVIGTFLFFWKEKNLDHRPWRDRLLDGSLTVMAYINFLVSLVILRDVFAFVEKWVMPTQFENLYSSQATFAMLGLPLVFLIFGNAVIQVGPRLKKVPVYFKNLHADLEGLRILHITDLHISPSLSPSFVKKLVRQALQLKPDLIVFTGDILDSFVEKHEAEFKMLQDLQAPHGIYYVPGNHEYYWNPQKGLQAFRDLGFQVLINNVKNIPIGSSTLQMAGVPDPAALHFREEGPDLARVQNQFSAESFKVLLSHQPSLAPKVQSLGVDLQLSGHTHGGQFFPWNWLIVFFEKYAKGLYRIGNMQLYVNQGTGYWGPRLRLGTYCELTEIVLRKEPKTE, encoded by the coding sequence ATGGGTTTATTTCGCACTCTCGCCAGTTCATTTATTCTCTTAATTTTCATTTATGTTTCTCACCAATTGACGCGCTTTACAGACTTCACCTGGGTGGGCACCGTCGGCATTGTATTGCTTTTGGCTTTCTTGTTTGCCCTGGTCATCGGAACATTTCTGTTCTTTTGGAAGGAAAAGAATCTGGATCACCGCCCCTGGCGAGACCGTCTTTTGGACGGTTCCTTGACGGTCATGGCCTATATCAATTTCCTGGTCAGTCTTGTTATCCTGCGTGACGTGTTTGCCTTTGTGGAAAAGTGGGTGATGCCCACTCAGTTTGAAAACCTTTACAGCTCGCAAGCCACTTTTGCGATGCTAGGGCTTCCCTTGGTGTTCTTAATATTCGGAAATGCTGTGATTCAAGTGGGACCACGCCTTAAAAAAGTTCCCGTTTATTTTAAAAATCTTCACGCGGATCTGGAAGGTCTGCGGATTTTACACATCACCGACTTACATATCAGCCCCAGCCTGTCCCCGTCCTTTGTAAAAAAGCTGGTCCGACAGGCTTTGCAGCTGAAGCCCGACCTGATTGTTTTTACGGGCGACATTCTAGACAGTTTCGTGGAAAAGCACGAAGCTGAGTTTAAGATGCTTCAGGATCTTCAGGCCCCGCACGGAATTTATTACGTTCCGGGCAATCATGAATACTATTGGAACCCGCAAAAGGGTTTGCAGGCCTTTCGGGATCTAGGCTTCCAGGTTCTTATTAACAACGTTAAGAACATTCCGATCGGTTCTTCCACCCTCCAGATGGCGGGTGTTCCCGACCCGGCAGCCTTGCACTTCCGGGAAGAAGGACCTGACTTGGCGCGGGTGCAAAATCAATTCTCTGCAGAGAGTTTTAAAGTCCTTCTGTCGCACCAACCCTCGTTAGCCCCCAAGGTCCAGTCTTTAGGAGTAGACCTACAGCTATCGGGTCACACCCACGGCGGCCAATTCTTCCCTTGGAACTGGCTGATCGTCTTTTTCGAGAAGTATGCAAAGGGTCTTTATCGCATCGGAAATATGCAGCTCTATGTCAATCAGGGTACGGGCTATTGGGGCCCCCGACTTCGCCTGGGCACATATTGTGAACTGACCGAAATTGTACTTCGCAAGGAGCCCAAAACAGAGTAA
- a CDS encoding AMP-binding protein, protein MSFRSEFEQARDFLILHRSDYDHAYSHFEWPRLDEFNWALDYFDPMAEGNANTALWIVDENGAEQKLSFAELSERSNKVANFLRRQGIQKGDSLFLLIENETSLWELMLGAMKLGAVIVPNSPLLSQKELSDRLSREQIKVIATTKKHVDKFSVSSASILSLIVDGEAEGWRSLSECQSESSDFEASDRTKSSDPLFRYFTSSNTVKPRIVEHSYGGFPVGHLSTMYWMGLRPGDVHFGVNSAGWAMHDWNNFVVPWNAEATIFIYKQERFNAKTVLDILSEYPITTFCAPPTVWRLLLQEDMASYEVQLREALSTGEALSAEVISKVHKAWNIFVRDGYGQTETPALIGIPPEEKNAFGTMGKALPGFRIALLDEKKNVVDAGEVCVSLQNDPVGLAGGGANGDADYFHTGDLAYHDDGNNFSFSDRVDGLFKSSDYRISPFELEFVLKEFPAIREAVVIPSPDPIRDCVPKALVSLIKGVEPTKELALDIMNFARMRLSPFKRIRRVEFAEIAKNTQGEVLRAELIARERDKVHTGEKSPYEFWEEDAKISLPETWAQELP, encoded by the coding sequence ATGAGTTTCCGCAGCGAATTCGAACAGGCGAGGGATTTTTTGATTTTACACCGTTCTGACTATGACCACGCCTACTCACATTTCGAGTGGCCGCGTCTGGACGAGTTCAATTGGGCCCTTGATTACTTTGATCCCATGGCGGAAGGCAATGCGAACACCGCGCTCTGGATTGTCGACGAAAATGGAGCCGAACAAAAGCTGAGTTTTGCGGAGCTTTCTGAACGCTCTAATAAAGTCGCGAACTTTTTGCGGCGCCAAGGGATTCAAAAAGGTGACTCTCTATTTCTGTTGATTGAAAACGAGACCTCTTTGTGGGAGCTCATGTTAGGGGCCATGAAGTTGGGTGCGGTCATTGTCCCCAACAGTCCATTGCTTTCGCAAAAAGAACTGTCTGATCGTCTGAGTCGCGAACAAATTAAAGTCATTGCGACCACGAAAAAGCATGTCGACAAGTTTTCGGTTTCGAGTGCAAGCATTCTATCTTTGATCGTGGATGGCGAAGCCGAAGGGTGGCGATCCCTTTCAGAGTGTCAAAGTGAAAGCTCTGATTTTGAGGCTTCGGATCGGACCAAATCCAGCGACCCGCTGTTTCGCTATTTCACCTCATCCAACACCGTAAAACCTCGCATCGTCGAACACAGCTATGGTGGGTTTCCCGTGGGACATCTGTCTACGATGTATTGGATGGGACTTCGTCCGGGTGATGTGCATTTCGGTGTGAACTCGGCGGGCTGGGCGATGCATGACTGGAACAATTTTGTCGTTCCTTGGAATGCAGAAGCTACGATATTTATCTATAAACAGGAACGCTTCAATGCAAAAACCGTCTTGGATATTCTCTCTGAATATCCCATCACGACATTTTGTGCTCCGCCCACAGTCTGGCGATTGCTTTTGCAAGAGGACATGGCCTCTTATGAAGTTCAGTTAAGAGAAGCCTTAAGTACGGGCGAAGCCCTAAGTGCGGAAGTCATCTCTAAAGTCCACAAGGCTTGGAATATCTTTGTCCGTGATGGCTATGGCCAGACAGAGACGCCCGCTTTAATCGGCATCCCTCCTGAAGAAAAGAATGCATTTGGAACGATGGGCAAAGCCTTGCCGGGATTTCGTATTGCACTTCTTGATGAGAAGAAAAATGTCGTTGATGCTGGGGAAGTTTGCGTCAGTTTGCAGAACGATCCCGTCGGTTTGGCGGGTGGCGGCGCCAACGGTGATGCAGACTACTTTCACACCGGAGATCTGGCTTATCACGACGATGGGAACAATTTTTCGTTTTCAGATCGGGTGGATGGTTTGTTTAAGTCGTCAGACTATCGCATTAGCCCCTTTGAACTGGAGTTTGTCTTGAAGGAATTCCCGGCGATTCGAGAGGCCGTTGTTATTCCCAGCCCGGACCCAATTCGCGATTGCGTGCCCAAGGCCTTAGTGTCATTGATAAAAGGTGTCGAGCCTACCAAAGAACTGGCTTTGGATATTATGAACTTTGCCCGGATGCGACTTTCGCCGTTTAAAAGAATTCGTCGTGTTGAGTTCGCCGAAATTGCCAAGAACACGCAAGGTGAGGTTCTGCGCGCCGAGCTTATCGCGCGTGAACGAGACAAGGTTCACACTGGCGAGAAATCTCCTTACGAATTTTGGGAAGAAGATGCGAAGATCAGTCTGCCAGAGACCTGGGCTCAGGAACTTCCTTAG
- a CDS encoding transporter substrate-binding domain-containing protein, whose translation MKNLFLITFCVTLCQLAQADTKVCERRYKVTVNNQAPSFVPDVQNGGRGLSFDLIKAIESRMGCTMTLNPVELPRAFEDLKNSRTDIFAFGTSDEEWSKYGRFIPLYKAARLMVVNNVVYDPKKSMQDYLKDPRVKFADQTGGRFFYLPEESESLEKQRRVIRSPRPEHLFDFLKEGRAQAMFSSAVFNKYFVETKNMQNKVSFIRDPKNKIAIGIYVSKRRVSPSEFQELQRIIKDLQLEGTFRNIVSRYVYPEDLSHYEDL comes from the coding sequence GTGAAAAACTTGTTTTTGATTACATTTTGCGTAACCCTTTGTCAGCTTGCACAAGCGGACACGAAGGTTTGTGAGCGACGTTACAAAGTCACTGTCAACAATCAGGCTCCTTCTTTTGTGCCCGATGTGCAAAACGGTGGGCGAGGACTTTCTTTTGATTTGATCAAGGCCATCGAATCGCGCATGGGCTGTACGATGACGCTAAATCCTGTTGAATTGCCGCGCGCCTTCGAGGATCTGAAAAATTCACGAACGGATATTTTTGCATTCGGAACGTCAGACGAAGAATGGTCTAAATACGGTCGTTTCATTCCTCTGTATAAGGCGGCACGTTTGATGGTAGTAAACAACGTCGTCTATGATCCCAAAAAATCAATGCAGGATTACTTGAAAGATCCCAGAGTGAAATTTGCGGATCAAACGGGCGGGCGTTTTTTCTATCTGCCGGAAGAGTCAGAAAGTCTGGAAAAGCAGCGCCGGGTGATTCGCAGTCCTCGTCCCGAGCATCTATTTGATTTCTTGAAAGAGGGACGGGCGCAGGCGATGTTTTCATCCGCCGTCTTTAATAAATATTTTGTTGAAACGAAGAACATGCAAAACAAGGTGTCCTTCATTCGTGATCCCAAAAATAAAATTGCGATCGGAATCTACGTTTCCAAACGTCGTGTTTCGCCTTCTGAATTTCAGGAGCTTCAGCGAATTATCAAGGATCTTCAATTAGAAGGAACCTTCCGTAATATCGTTTCTCGTTATGTCTATCCAGAGGATCTGTCTCACTACGAAGATCTCTAA
- a CDS encoding phosphatidylglycerophosphatase A: protein MKQLAILFGVGRFPKGPGTVATLATIPLVILLWKTGPLVYMAAIVLLLPVGIAACEVYEQDQGGHDHKEIVIDEVLGFLITMVWLPLTWQAILIGFALFRLLDITKPLFIGYLDRKIQGGLGVMVDDVAAGIIASLIMQVLYTQTNWLGSQVLVP, encoded by the coding sequence TTGAAACAATTGGCGATTCTTTTTGGTGTTGGGCGTTTTCCCAAAGGCCCAGGAACAGTGGCGACATTAGCGACTATTCCTCTGGTAATTTTGCTGTGGAAAACGGGGCCTCTGGTCTATATGGCGGCCATTGTTTTGCTGCTCCCTGTCGGAATTGCCGCCTGCGAGGTTTATGAGCAGGATCAAGGGGGCCACGATCACAAAGAGATCGTAATTGATGAAGTTTTAGGTTTTTTGATTACCATGGTCTGGCTTCCTTTGACATGGCAGGCCATTTTAATCGGTTTTGCTCTGTTTAGATTACTGGACATTACAAAGCCTTTATTCATAGGATATTTAGATAGGAAGATCCAAGGAGGTCTTGGGGTGATGGTGGACGATGTGGCCGCGGGGATAATTGCGAGTCTCATCATGCAAGTTCTCTACACTCAAACCAACTGGTTGGGCTCGCAGGTTTTGGTGCCATAA
- a CDS encoding CinA family protein, whose amino-acid sequence MSLNSEKLQELIRSLRDQKLTVGFAESCTGGALSAFLTEQPGVSDIFLGSVVSYSNEAKEDLLGVRRDTLMQEGAVSEAVARQMAHGVRRQLKTDWSVAITGIAGPSGGTPTKPVGTVCFAISGPGFEDSRRQLFLGDRKAIQNASVDYSVNWLCEVLSTSLKSRQ is encoded by the coding sequence ATGTCGCTAAATTCCGAAAAGCTCCAAGAACTCATTCGATCCCTTCGCGACCAAAAACTCACAGTGGGTTTTGCGGAAAGTTGTACTGGAGGTGCACTTTCAGCTTTTTTAACAGAGCAGCCTGGCGTATCCGACATCTTTTTAGGCTCTGTGGTTTCTTACTCTAACGAGGCGAAGGAGGATCTTCTGGGGGTCCGTCGAGACACTCTCATGCAAGAGGGTGCGGTGAGCGAAGCGGTCGCTCGTCAAATGGCGCACGGAGTGCGTCGACAGCTTAAAACTGATTGGTCTGTGGCAATCACAGGTATTGCCGGTCCGAGTGGTGGAACACCCACGAAGCCGGTAGGGACTGTGTGCTTTGCTATCTCTGGACCTGGATTTGAAGACTCACGAAGACAGTTGTTTTTGGGAGATCGCAAAGCCATCCAGAATGCATCCGTCGACTATTCAGTAAACTGGCTGTGTGAAGTGCTCAGCACTTCTTTGAAATCTCGACAATAA
- the recA gene encoding recombinase RecA, translated as MANASVDSKVNNEKSKALELAVSAIEKQFGKGSIMRLGANESLVKDVEAISTGALSLDIALGIGGLPKGRIVEIYGPEASGKTTLCLSVIAQAQKKGGVVAFVDAEHALDINYARKLGVNTEDLLISQPDTGEQALEITETLVRSGAIDVLVVDSVAALVPRAEIEGEMGDSHVGLQARLMSQALRKLTAAINRSNTLVIFINQIRMKIGVMFGNPETTTGGNALKFYSSVRLDVRRVGAIKNGEDVVGNRTAVKVVKNKMAPPFTKTEFDLMYGDGISEEGDILDLAVTANMVEKSGAWFSYNGERMGQGRDQAKNFLKEHPEYMTELRNKILAANGIGKLLMDANNPENAEHLKEEAPAEAEESAPKKAKKGKH; from the coding sequence ATGGCAAACGCTTCTGTAGACAGCAAAGTGAACAACGAGAAATCTAAAGCTTTGGAGCTAGCAGTTTCTGCTATCGAAAAGCAATTCGGTAAAGGTTCGATCATGCGCTTGGGCGCAAATGAGTCTTTAGTGAAAGATGTGGAAGCAATCAGCACGGGTGCTTTGAGCTTGGACATCGCTTTGGGTATCGGTGGTCTTCCCAAAGGTCGTATCGTGGAAATCTACGGTCCAGAGGCTTCTGGTAAAACAACTCTTTGCTTGTCCGTGATCGCTCAAGCTCAGAAAAAAGGCGGCGTTGTCGCTTTCGTGGATGCGGAACATGCATTGGACATTAACTATGCTCGTAAATTGGGTGTCAACACGGAAGATCTTTTGATTTCCCAACCAGACACCGGTGAACAAGCTTTGGAAATCACAGAGACTCTAGTTCGCTCTGGCGCGATCGACGTCTTGGTTGTCGACTCCGTAGCGGCGTTGGTTCCTCGTGCAGAGATCGAAGGCGAGATGGGTGATTCTCACGTTGGTCTTCAAGCTCGTTTGATGTCGCAAGCTCTTCGTAAGTTGACAGCGGCGATCAACCGTTCAAACACTCTTGTTATCTTCATCAACCAAATCCGTATGAAGATCGGTGTGATGTTCGGGAACCCTGAAACAACAACCGGTGGTAACGCATTGAAATTCTATTCTTCAGTTCGTTTGGATGTACGCCGCGTGGGCGCTATTAAAAATGGCGAAGATGTTGTTGGTAACCGTACGGCGGTTAAAGTAGTGAAAAACAAGATGGCGCCTCCGTTTACAAAAACAGAATTCGACCTTATGTATGGCGATGGTATCTCTGAAGAAGGCGATATCTTGGATTTGGCAGTGACTGCGAACATGGTTGAAAAGTCAGGTGCGTGGTTCTCTTACAACGGCGAGCGCATGGGACAAGGCCGTGACCAAGCTAAGAATTTCTTGAAAGAACATCCTGAATACATGACGGAGCTTCGCAACAAGATTTTGGCGGCGAATGGTATCGGTAAACTTTTGATGGACGCCAACAATCCTGAAAATGCAGAGCACTTGAAAGAAGAGGCTCCGGCGGAAGCAGAAGAGTCTGCGCCAAAGAAAGCCAAAAAGGGCAAACACTAG
- a CDS encoding methyl-accepting chemotaxis protein, whose protein sequence is MKSWSLKLKLTVMGLFVALLSATSGVIGFYFLNEVSSEYSVVVDENLPSLRELAELRSTIRELRIHVRSIGLAGNTTADVQKYVEESKRQIEHFESRIKAYTQIDPSASQRPSYQDFIKGWNEFKDFGSEVFMLTQDFQANEQKIVNMIRNICAVKAEKVYQPLLKETQHQLDYAERSSTLAHTAEDKSKASVSIFAIVSILLAGAVSFFASISISKTVKSICDALAENSQEVHKASSALTEASKTVHGGSSKAAAMVEESTASMTEIESIVKNSAERAQQAKVASENSKRSAEDGSEAIAQLMASMEKISESSKKMQDIINIIEDISFQTNLLALNAAVEAARAGEAGRGFAVVAEAVRSLAQRSSISAKEISELISQSVTYIQEGATKAELSRDVLKTISENIEQVSGINQDIASSAVEQKAGIQQVSSALVNLDSTSQSNSKASEEMSSIADDLNNKTEAVDALILDLRTLIEGNKAA, encoded by the coding sequence ATGAAATCTTGGAGCCTCAAGTTAAAGCTGACGGTCATGGGTTTATTCGTTGCTTTGTTATCCGCCACAAGTGGTGTCATTGGTTTTTACTTCCTGAATGAAGTGAGTTCTGAATACAGCGTCGTTGTCGATGAAAACCTGCCTTCGTTAAGGGAACTTGCCGAGCTTCGCTCGACAATTCGTGAACTGCGTATCCATGTGCGCAGCATCGGGCTTGCCGGAAACACAACCGCAGACGTTCAAAAGTATGTTGAGGAATCAAAAAGACAGATCGAGCATTTTGAGTCGCGCATTAAGGCCTATACTCAAATTGATCCCTCTGCCAGCCAACGGCCCAGCTATCAAGATTTCATCAAAGGCTGGAATGAATTTAAAGATTTTGGCTCCGAAGTTTTTATGCTGACTCAAGACTTTCAGGCCAACGAACAAAAGATCGTAAACATGATTCGGAATATCTGCGCCGTAAAGGCGGAAAAAGTCTATCAACCCCTTTTGAAAGAAACCCAGCATCAGCTCGATTATGCAGAACGCTCTTCAACCCTGGCGCATACGGCAGAGGATAAATCAAAAGCCTCTGTGAGTATTTTTGCCATAGTGTCGATCCTTCTTGCCGGGGCTGTTTCTTTCTTCGCTTCCATCTCGATATCAAAAACAGTTAAAAGTATTTGTGATGCTTTAGCCGAAAATTCGCAAGAGGTTCACAAAGCTTCTTCGGCACTGACTGAAGCCAGTAAAACCGTTCATGGCGGATCCAGCAAAGCGGCCGCTATGGTGGAGGAAAGTACAGCTTCAATGACCGAGATCGAATCCATTGTAAAAAACAGCGCAGAGCGCGCGCAACAAGCCAAGGTCGCCTCTGAAAACTCGAAACGCTCTGCTGAAGATGGTTCAGAAGCCATCGCACAACTTATGGCTTCTATGGAGAAGATCAGTGAAAGTTCCAAAAAAATGCAGGATATCATCAACATCATCGAAGACATTTCGTTTCAGACGAATTTGCTCGCCTTGAACGCCGCCGTTGAAGCCGCTCGCGCTGGTGAGGCCGGTCGTGGATTTGCGGTGGTGGCGGAAGCCGTTCGCTCTTTGGCGCAACGAAGTTCTATCTCGGCCAAAGAAATTTCCGAATTGATTTCCCAAAGCGTGACCTACATTCAAGAAGGCGCAACGAAAGCTGAGCTCAGCCGTGATGTCCTGAAAACAATTTCTGAAAATATCGAACAAGTTTCAGGTATTAATCAGGATATAGCCTCGTCTGCTGTCGAACAAAAAGCCGGCATTCAGCAGGTCAGTAGTGCTTTAGTGAATCTGGATTCGACATCACAAAGCAATAGCAAGGCCTCGGAAGAGATGTCGTCTATTGCGGACGATCTGAATAATAAAACAGAAGCGGTTGATGCTTTGATATTGGATCTGCGAACGCTCATTGAGGGAAATAAGGCCGCTTAA
- a CDS encoding VOC family protein, translated as METNELHRGRLIDHIQLVVKDLDASKKFYLAVCKALSIPLGGEGPGFFWVDELFISDVKSPASAGTLTGRVHLAFQAQNKEAVQSFYKAAVEAGGKDHGAPGDRPYHPGYYAAFVLDPDGNNIEAVYHGPAKKSADSVKITF; from the coding sequence ATGGAAACAAATGAACTACACCGTGGCCGCCTGATCGATCACATTCAGTTGGTCGTTAAAGATCTGGACGCCAGCAAAAAATTCTACCTGGCCGTTTGCAAAGCCTTGAGCATCCCTCTTGGCGGTGAAGGCCCCGGGTTCTTCTGGGTCGATGAGCTGTTCATTTCAGACGTGAAGAGCCCCGCCTCGGCAGGAACTCTGACTGGGCGAGTGCACTTGGCGTTTCAAGCTCAGAATAAAGAAGCAGTTCAAAGTTTTTATAAAGCCGCTGTGGAGGCTGGTGGAAAAGACCATGGCGCTCCGGGTGACAGACCTTACCATCCGGGTTACTACGCAGCCTTTGTCCTTGATCCCGATGGGAACAACATCGAAGCCGTGTATCATGGACCCGCTAAAAAATCCGCGGACTCTGTGAAAATCACTTTTTAA